A window of the Deinococcus gobiensis I-0 genome harbors these coding sequences:
- a CDS encoding PhzF family phenazine biosynthesis isomerase produces the protein MTLYSEVSAFTRTPGHGNRAGVVLDAAGLSEGEMQRLAAFLDAPETVFVTRMEGGLVRVRYFTPTQEVAFCGHATVALGLLLAQEGHWAGEALALETLMGRVPLRLISEAGVPRQVWMEQPRHETRPVPRELRAELAAALGLDARMVHRGLPLAAASTGLWSVFVPLLDSFLLDALEPDLEAIAQLSRQLGVGSVYAYAPLGVSRFAARDFAPVLGIPEDPVTGSAGGALLGLLAAQGRLPLRGGRACGVIYQGHVLGTPGEVEVEVEMLGDQVVAVHVGGCATVERQGTWPLR, from the coding sequence ATGACCCTATACAGCGAGGTCAGCGCCTTTACCCGCACGCCGGGCCACGGCAACCGGGCGGGCGTGGTGCTGGACGCCGCCGGCCTCTCGGAAGGCGAGATGCAGCGCCTGGCCGCCTTTCTCGACGCCCCCGAGACGGTCTTCGTGACCCGGATGGAAGGGGGGCTGGTGCGGGTGCGGTACTTCACGCCCACGCAGGAGGTCGCCTTCTGCGGGCACGCGACCGTGGCGCTGGGACTGCTGCTCGCGCAGGAAGGCCACTGGGCGGGCGAGGCCCTGGCCCTGGAGACCCTGATGGGTCGGGTGCCGCTGCGCCTGATCAGCGAGGCGGGCGTACCCCGGCAGGTCTGGATGGAGCAGCCGCGCCACGAGACCCGGCCCGTGCCCCGCGAGCTGCGCGCCGAACTGGCCGCCGCGCTGGGCCTCGACGCCCGCATGGTCCACCGTGGGCTGCCGCTGGCCGCCGCGAGCACGGGGCTGTGGAGCGTGTTCGTGCCGCTGCTCGACAGCTTTCTGCTCGACGCCCTGGAGCCGGACCTGGAGGCCATCGCGCAGCTCAGCCGCCAGCTGGGGGTGGGCAGCGTGTACGCCTACGCGCCGCTGGGCGTCTCGCGCTTCGCGGCGCGCGACTTCGCCCCGGTCCTGGGCATCCCCGAGGACCCCGTGACCGGCAGTGCGGGCGGCGCGCTGCTGGGGCTGCTGGCCGCGCAGGGCCGCCTGCCGCTGCGGGGCGGCCGGGCCTGCGGCGTCATCTACCAGGGGCACGTCCTGGGCACCCCCGGCGAGGTGGAGGTCGAGGTCGAGATGCTCGGCGATCAGGTCGTGGCCGTACACGTGGGGGGTTGCGCCACGGTCGAGCGCCAGGGCACGTGGCCGCTCCGCTGA
- a CDS encoding VIT1/CCC1 transporter family protein has protein sequence MTQSHKEEHNTSRVGWLRAAVLGANDGVVSVSSVVVGVAAASGVTSGTVLLAGVAALVAGATSMAAGEYVSVQSQADTEKADLAREAQELRDQPELELQELVDIYVARGLTPELALQVARQLSARDALGTHAREELGITEELRARPFQAALASAVAFVAGGVLPVIAATLLPQARVGLGVTVVTLLALTVLGALAAHAGGAPKAVGALRVTLWGAAAMALSALVGSLFGVKA, from the coding sequence ATGACCCAGAGCCATAAGGAGGAGCACAACACGTCGCGGGTGGGCTGGCTCCGGGCGGCGGTGCTGGGGGCCAACGACGGGGTGGTATCGGTGTCCAGCGTCGTGGTGGGGGTGGCCGCCGCCAGCGGCGTGACCTCGGGCACCGTCCTGCTGGCCGGGGTCGCGGCCCTGGTCGCCGGGGCCACGTCAATGGCGGCGGGCGAATACGTCTCGGTCCAGTCGCAGGCCGACACCGAGAAGGCCGACCTCGCCCGCGAGGCCCAGGAGTTGAGGGACCAGCCCGAACTGGAGTTGCAGGAACTCGTGGACATCTATGTGGCGCGGGGGCTGACGCCCGAACTGGCCCTTCAGGTCGCCCGGCAGCTCAGTGCCCGGGACGCCCTGGGCACCCACGCCCGCGAGGAACTGGGCATCACCGAGGAGCTGCGTGCCCGGCCCTTCCAGGCGGCGCTGGCGTCGGCCGTCGCCTTCGTGGCTGGGGGCGTCTTGCCGGTGATCGCGGCGACCCTGCTGCCGCAGGCGCGGGTGGGCCTGGGGGTGACGGTCGTCACCCTGCTCGCCCTGACCGTGCTGGGCGCGCTGGCGGCGCATGCGGGCGGCGCCCCGAAGGCGGTCGGGGCGCTGCGGGTCACCCTGTGGGGGGCCGCCGCGATGGCCCTGAGCGCGCTGGTGGGCAGTCTGTTCGGCGTCAAGGCCTGA
- a CDS encoding Cof-type HAD-IIB family hydrolase encodes MLGLICVDVDGTLVGTGNVVRDDVWAALADARARGVRIALCSGRPAIGNALDYARRLDADGWHVFQNGASVVNAQTGKSLSEAFPEDVLPRLIEHAHATDRLLEIYTDTEFAITKPGDYAERHAALLGVPYTPRPPESLEGTRVRVQWVVPRAQEAEVVGEPHEGLDLHPSGSPVMQDVMFISATRAGVSKGSAVTRIAGQYGIPLERVMMVGDGENDVSAMRVVGHPVAMGNGEPPALAAARYTVAHVDDGGLREAVELAMRL; translated from the coding sequence ATGTTGGGACTCATTTGCGTAGATGTGGACGGAACGCTGGTCGGCACCGGCAACGTGGTGCGGGACGACGTGTGGGCGGCGCTGGCGGACGCCCGCGCCAGGGGCGTGCGGATCGCCCTGTGCAGCGGGCGCCCGGCCATCGGCAACGCGCTGGACTACGCGCGGCGACTGGACGCCGACGGCTGGCACGTCTTTCAGAACGGGGCGAGCGTGGTCAATGCCCAGACCGGCAAGAGCCTCTCGGAGGCCTTTCCCGAGGACGTGCTGCCCCGGCTGATCGAACATGCCCACGCCACCGACCGCCTGCTGGAAATCTACACCGACACCGAATTCGCGATCACCAAGCCCGGCGACTACGCCGAGCGCCACGCCGCGCTGCTGGGCGTGCCCTACACGCCGCGCCCGCCCGAGTCGCTGGAGGGCACGCGGGTCCGGGTGCAGTGGGTCGTGCCGCGCGCGCAGGAGGCCGAGGTGGTGGGCGAACCGCACGAGGGCCTGGACCTGCATCCCTCGGGCAGCCCGGTCATGCAGGACGTGATGTTCATCAGCGCGACCCGCGCCGGGGTGAGCAAGGGCAGCGCCGTGACCCGCATCGCCGGGCAGTACGGCATTCCGCTGGAGCGCGTGATGATGGTGGGCGACGGCGAGAACGACGTGTCGGCCATGCGCGTGGTCGGGCACCCGGTGGCGATGGGCAACGGCGAGCCGCCCGCCCTGGCCGCCGCCCGCTACACGGTCGCCCACGTGGACGACGGCGGCCTGCGCGAAGCCGTCGAACTGGCGATGCGGCTCTGA
- a CDS encoding DUF1622 domain-containing protein, with protein sequence MAPDLAGQLETYVQLGARFISHAAELAAALIIAAAVAEALWRALLVFARRDRADDERKENLRLGLGRWLAVSLEFLLAADILLTAIAPSWDDIGKLGAIALIRTALNYFLQKETEAQAGRLDKAQGTGRAG encoded by the coding sequence ATGGCGCCGGACCTCGCGGGACAGCTCGAAACCTACGTGCAGCTCGGGGCGCGTTTCATCTCGCACGCGGCCGAGCTGGCGGCGGCCCTGATCATCGCGGCGGCGGTGGCCGAGGCGCTGTGGAGGGCGCTGCTGGTCTTCGCGCGCCGCGACCGCGCCGACGACGAGCGCAAGGAAAACCTGCGCCTGGGCCTCGGCCGCTGGCTGGCCGTGTCGCTGGAATTCCTGCTCGCGGCCGACATCCTGCTCACGGCCATCGCGCCTTCGTGGGACGACATCGGCAAGCTGGGGGCCATCGCCCTGATCCGCACCGCCCTGAACTACTTCCTGCAAAAGGAGACCGAGGCGCAGGCCGGCAGGTTGGACAAGGCGCAGGGCACGGGCCGGGCAGGCTGA
- a CDS encoding HRDC domain-containing protein, whose amino-acid sequence MPPPPSRARAKNTAILDRLRGSPLAASPLLAAEAGPPPNPDAAPQVAEALRELRRELSRESGHSAYVVYPNSALEALAQAQPRTLGALRGVPGLGEKRIAAYGERIVNAVNTALGD is encoded by the coding sequence GTGCCACCCCCGCCGAGCAGGGCGCGCGCGAAGAACACGGCGATTCTGGACCGGCTGCGGGGCAGTCCGCTCGCCGCCTCGCCGCTGCTGGCCGCCGAGGCCGGGCCGCCCCCCAACCCCGATGCCGCGCCGCAGGTGGCCGAGGCCCTGCGCGAGCTGCGGCGCGAGCTGTCGCGCGAGAGCGGGCACAGCGCCTACGTGGTGTACCCGAATTCGGCGCTGGAGGCCCTGGCCCAGGCGCAGCCGCGCACGCTGGGGGCGCTGCGCGGCGTGCCGGGTCTGGGCGAGAAGCGCATCGCGGCCTACGGCGAGCGCATCGTGAATGCGGTGAACACGGCGCTGGGCGACTAG
- a CDS encoding ABC transporter substrate-binding protein: MKKLLLTTALLAALPSASAAGTLVFGNNGEPVSLESGNITDGISILVQRQIYDTLVDFKDGTTDLMPGLATSWSSNANATSWTFKLRSGVKFHDGTPLNADAVVFNLSRWWDKAHPYGFRNQGRTYEIVGDLLGGFKGDPTAVIKNIVKVNDTTVRVDLNKSSSVFPNVIAAGYFGIASPTAIKKDGAKYGTPASTPVGTGPFIFQSWRTGDRVTLKANAAYWGAKPKVDTVVIRSIKDASQRLNELKAGTIDFANDLTPDSLKSVQGDKNLVAVKRPSFNVGFLSLNNRNQYLKNSQVRQAISMAINKKAIVNAFWNGLGTSNASFLPPVLAWANSGKVPADYKYDPAAAKKMLAAAGYPNGFSVDLWYMPVSRPYFPNPKPIAEAIAADLSAIGVKVNLKTEDWAKYLEDRNKTPGFDMYMIGWTGDYGDPDNFYGAYYGPNGSSDIGWNSITVQNLLEQGRAATTQAAKAKAYSQLHEFTYNAAYRLPMVHSQPLAAARTYVKGWVPSPLGSEAFNTISLVGK, encoded by the coding sequence ATGAAGAAACTGCTGCTGACGACCGCCCTGCTTGCCGCGCTGCCCAGCGCTTCCGCCGCCGGAACCCTGGTGTTCGGGAACAACGGCGAACCCGTGAGCCTGGAATCGGGCAACATCACCGACGGCATTTCGATTCTCGTGCAGCGCCAGATCTACGACACGCTGGTGGACTTCAAGGACGGCACGACCGATCTCATGCCCGGTCTGGCGACCTCCTGGAGCTCGAACGCCAACGCCACGAGCTGGACTTTCAAGCTGCGCTCCGGCGTCAAGTTCCATGACGGTACCCCCCTGAACGCCGACGCGGTGGTCTTCAACCTGTCGCGCTGGTGGGACAAGGCGCATCCCTACGGCTTCCGCAACCAGGGCCGCACCTACGAGATCGTGGGCGACCTGCTGGGCGGCTTCAAGGGCGACCCGACGGCCGTCATCAAGAACATCGTCAAGGTCAACGACACGACCGTGCGTGTGGACCTGAACAAGTCCAGCAGCGTGTTCCCCAACGTGATCGCCGCCGGATACTTCGGCATCGCCTCGCCCACCGCCATCAAGAAGGACGGCGCCAAGTACGGCACGCCCGCCAGCACCCCGGTCGGCACCGGCCCCTTCATCTTCCAGAGCTGGCGCACGGGTGACCGCGTGACCCTCAAGGCGAACGCGGCGTACTGGGGCGCCAAGCCCAAGGTGGACACGGTCGTCATCCGCTCGATCAAGGACGCCTCGCAGCGCCTGAACGAACTGAAGGCGGGCACCATCGACTTCGCCAACGACCTGACCCCCGACAGCCTGAAGTCGGTGCAGGGCGACAAGAACCTCGTGGCCGTCAAGCGCCCGAGCTTCAACGTGGGCTTCCTGAGCCTGAACAACCGCAACCAGTACCTGAAGAACAGCCAGGTCCGTCAGGCCATCAGCATGGCGATCAACAAGAAGGCCATCGTCAACGCCTTCTGGAACGGCCTGGGCACCAGCAACGCCAGCTTCCTGCCCCCGGTGCTGGCCTGGGCCAACAGCGGCAAGGTGCCGGCCGACTACAAGTACGACCCCGCCGCCGCCAAGAAGATGCTGGCCGCCGCCGGCTACCCCAACGGCTTCTCGGTGGACCTGTGGTACATGCCGGTCAGCCGCCCGTACTTCCCCAACCCCAAGCCCATCGCCGAGGCCATCGCGGCCGACCTCTCGGCCATCGGCGTGAAGGTCAACCTCAAGACCGAGGACTGGGCCAAGTACCTCGAAGACCGCAACAAGACCCCCGGCTTCGACATGTACATGATCGGCTGGACCGGCGACTACGGTGACCCGGACAACTTCTACGGCGCGTACTACGGCCCCAACGGGTCGAGCGACATCGGCTGGAACTCGATCACGGTGCAGAACCTCCTGGAGCAGGGCCGCGCCGCGACCACCCAGGCCGCCAAGGCCAAGGCCTACTCGCAGCTGCACGAGTTCACCTACAATGCGGCCTACCGCCTGCCGATGGTCCACAGCCAGCCGCTGGCCGCCGCGCGCACCTACGTCAAGGGCTGGGTGCCCAGCCCCCTGGGCAGCGAAGCCTTCAACACCATCAGCCTCGTCGGGAAATAA
- a CDS encoding ABC transporter permease, whose product MGSYLIRRILRTVLVMLGISLVVFVFVRSIPGDPAVALLGERATPESAAALREQLGLNKPWFFNPQNPLDAQYPKYIAALVQGDLGQGIQSNIPVVNELKVRFPATAELSLWAMLFALVVGMPAGILAALRRNSIWDNLATTISLVGVSMPVFWLGLLLSYFFAVKLGWLPPSARLGNETDLQPLTGLYVLDGLLRGQPAASWDAVRHLILPAIALGSIPLAIVARITRSSLLDVLGQDYVRTARAKGLAGNRVVIKHALRNALLPVVTVIGLQAGALLGGAVLTETIFSWPGLGSWIYDAISLRDYPIIQGGVIFAALIVSVVNLLVDLSYATLDPRIQYR is encoded by the coding sequence TTGGGCAGTTACCTGATTCGCCGCATTCTGCGCACCGTGCTGGTCATGCTGGGCATCAGCCTGGTCGTGTTCGTGTTCGTGCGCTCGATTCCCGGCGACCCGGCCGTCGCCCTGCTGGGCGAACGCGCCACCCCCGAGTCGGCCGCCGCCCTGCGGGAGCAGCTCGGGCTGAACAAGCCCTGGTTCTTCAATCCGCAGAACCCGCTGGACGCGCAGTACCCCAAGTACATCGCCGCGCTGGTGCAGGGTGACCTGGGCCAGGGCATCCAGAGCAACATCCCCGTGGTCAACGAGCTGAAGGTGCGCTTTCCGGCCACCGCCGAGCTGAGCCTGTGGGCCATGCTGTTCGCGCTGGTCGTGGGCATGCCTGCCGGGATTCTGGCGGCGCTGCGGCGCAACAGCATATGGGACAACCTCGCCACCACCATCAGCCTGGTGGGCGTGAGCATGCCGGTGTTCTGGCTGGGCCTGCTGCTCTCGTACTTCTTCGCGGTCAAACTCGGCTGGCTGCCGCCCTCGGCGCGGCTGGGCAACGAGACCGACCTGCAACCGCTCACGGGGCTGTATGTCCTCGACGGCCTGCTGCGCGGCCAGCCCGCCGCCTCGTGGGACGCCGTCCGGCACCTGATCCTGCCCGCCATCGCGCTGGGCAGCATTCCGCTGGCGATCGTCGCGCGCATCACGCGCAGCAGCCTGCTCGACGTGCTGGGGCAGGACTATGTGCGCACCGCCCGCGCCAAGGGCCTGGCGGGCAACCGCGTGGTCATCAAGCACGCGCTGCGCAACGCCCTGTTGCCGGTCGTGACCGTCATCGGCCTTCAGGCAGGCGCGCTGCTCGGCGGGGCCGTCCTGACCGAGACCATCTTCTCGTGGCCGGGGCTGGGCTCGTGGATCTACGACGCCATCAGCCTGCGCGACTACCCCATCATCCAGGGGGGCGTGATCTTCGCGGCCCTGATCGTCAGTGTGGTCAACCTGCTGGTGGACCTGAGCTACGCGACCCTCGACCCCCGGATCCAGTACAGGTGA
- a CDS encoding ABC transporter permease yields the protein MTTTSAPTKPARKGQSMFWRRFRRSTPGKIGAVIVALFVLLAIFAPVIRPYDPTTDRNYALNLKPPSLTALWDSAAAETYTDPATGQRNLLAAPFGTDNLGRDIYTRVLHGTRISLKVGVVSTILALVIGTLLGVLAGYFGGWLDTVLGYFSDVMLAFPSILLAIGFASIFSSDNPPLFIRGLNDLFALGSPQLVTAMLAVSLVQVPVYMRLARSVVLSTREREYVQAAGALGASQGRMIFRHVLPNSLSPLIVQGALSIATATIEVAALGFLGIGAQPPLPEWGTMISDSRQYYIDAPWTMIFPGLAIFLTVLGFNLLGDGLRDVLDPRSTQ from the coding sequence ATGACCACCACTTCCGCACCCACCAAGCCCGCCAGGAAGGGCCAGAGCATGTTCTGGCGGCGCTTCCGGCGCAGCACGCCCGGCAAGATCGGCGCCGTGATCGTGGCCCTGTTCGTGCTGCTGGCGATCTTCGCGCCGGTCATCCGGCCCTACGACCCCACCACCGACCGCAACTACGCCCTGAACCTCAAACCGCCCAGCCTCACGGCGCTGTGGGACAGCGCGGCGGCCGAGACCTACACCGACCCTGCGACCGGGCAACGCAACCTGCTGGCCGCGCCCTTCGGCACCGACAACCTGGGCCGCGACATCTATACCCGCGTGCTGCACGGCACCCGCATCAGCCTCAAGGTCGGCGTGGTCAGCACCATCCTCGCGCTGGTCATCGGGACGCTGCTGGGCGTCCTGGCGGGCTACTTCGGCGGCTGGCTCGACACGGTGCTGGGCTACTTCAGCGACGTGATGCTCGCCTTCCCCAGCATCCTGCTCGCCATCGGCTTCGCGAGCATCTTTTCGAGCGACAATCCGCCGCTGTTCATCCGGGGCCTCAACGACCTCTTCGCACTGGGCAGCCCGCAGCTGGTGACGGCCATGCTCGCCGTGTCGCTGGTGCAGGTGCCGGTCTACATGCGACTGGCGCGCAGCGTGGTCCTCAGCACCCGCGAGCGCGAGTACGTGCAGGCGGCGGGCGCGCTGGGCGCTTCGCAGGGCCGCATGATCTTCCGGCACGTGCTGCCCAACAGCCTTTCGCCCCTGATCGTGCAGGGTGCCCTGAGCATCGCCACCGCCACCATCGAGGTCGCGGCGCTGGGCTTCCTGGGCATCGGCGCGCAGCCTCCCCTGCCCGAGTGGGGCACCATGATCTCGGACTCGCGCCAGTACTACATCGACGCGCCCTGGACCATGATCTTCCCCGGCCTCGCCATCTTCCTGACGGTGCTGGGCTTCAACCTGCTGGGGGACGGCCTGCGGGACGTGCTGGACCCCCGCAGCACCCAGTAG
- a CDS encoding tryptophan-rich sensory protein — protein MTGAARQVTLVLVTLLTLVMNYLSNALPLFGRTNAQISDSLPNAFTPAGLTFAVWGVIFLGLLVFAVYQALPAQRSPRFDRLFWPYLLSNLLNVAWLLAFQSLSLGLSVLVMLGLLASLVTLYLRVRSLEPLGAEYAALQVPVSLYLAWICVATMANVTAFLVSQGLGSGALGLNGPLWSALLAVIAGLLGTVFLARFRDVAFALVLLWALYGVYAARPDVWAVGVGTALAAALLVLGLVGALRRRRTLGL, from the coding sequence ATGACCGGAGCTGCGCGGCAGGTGACCCTCGTCCTCGTGACGCTTCTGACGCTGGTGATGAACTATCTCAGCAACGCCCTGCCGCTGTTCGGGCGCACGAACGCGCAGATCAGCGACAGTCTGCCGAATGCGTTCACCCCGGCGGGCCTGACCTTCGCGGTGTGGGGCGTCATCTTTCTGGGGCTGCTGGTCTTCGCCGTGTACCAGGCCTTGCCGGCGCAGCGCTCGCCCCGTTTCGACCGCCTGTTCTGGCCCTATCTGCTGAGCAACCTGCTGAACGTGGCGTGGCTGCTGGCCTTCCAGAGCCTCAGCCTGGGCCTGAGCGTGCTGGTCATGCTGGGGCTGCTCGCCAGTCTGGTCACGCTGTACCTGCGGGTACGCAGCCTTGAGCCCCTGGGGGCCGAGTACGCCGCCCTTCAGGTGCCGGTGAGTCTGTATCTCGCCTGGATCTGCGTGGCGACGATGGCGAACGTGACCGCCTTTCTGGTGTCGCAGGGCCTCGGTTCGGGTGCGCTGGGCCTGAACGGGCCACTGTGGAGCGCGCTGCTGGCCGTGATCGCCGGGTTGCTGGGCACGGTGTTCCTGGCCCGTTTCCGCGACGTGGCCTTCGCGCTGGTGCTGCTGTGGGCGCTGTACGGCGTCTATGCCGCCCGCCCGGACGTGTGGGCGGTGGGGGTGGGGACGGCCCTGGCCGCCGCCCTGCTGGTGCTCGGCCTGGTGGGGGCGCTGCGGAGAAGAAGAACCCTGGGGCTGTAG
- a CDS encoding amino acid ABC transporter permease produces the protein MTAAPPGRARPQGGHLLLWVVGAIAAFLALFWLITLALRLPLWPEAISQNAALFVSGARTTLYLTLVSGVIGLVVGIALGLWKMSSNRVLAAPASFIVWVVRGTPLYVQLLFANYALPVLFPPFGSLLTWADSWPFLEVGSVFVAAVFALSLNVAAYNAEVVRGGVLAVPRGQTEAARSLGLSGAQTMLTVVLPQALRLSLPALVNNIVALLKDSSLAATIAVTELTRIADQVRSSTFQPIPALAVAACVYLALTTVLTLFTDQLEKRVRIASR, from the coding sequence GTGACGGCCGCGCCTCCTGGCCGCGCCCGGCCCCAGGGCGGCCACCTGCTGCTGTGGGTGGTGGGGGCTATCGCCGCCTTCCTCGCCCTCTTCTGGCTGATCACGCTGGCGCTGCGGCTGCCGCTGTGGCCCGAGGCCATCAGCCAGAACGCGGCCCTCTTCGTCTCGGGCGCGCGCACCACGCTGTACCTCACGCTCGTCAGCGGGGTCATCGGGCTGGTCGTGGGCATCGCGCTGGGCCTGTGGAAGATGAGCAGCAACCGTGTCCTGGCCGCGCCCGCCAGCTTCATCGTGTGGGTGGTGCGCGGCACACCGCTGTACGTGCAGCTCCTCTTCGCCAACTACGCCCTGCCGGTGCTGTTTCCGCCCTTCGGCAGCCTGCTGACCTGGGCCGATTCCTGGCCCTTTCTGGAGGTGGGGTCGGTGTTCGTGGCGGCCGTGTTCGCGCTGTCGCTGAACGTGGCGGCCTACAACGCCGAGGTCGTGCGCGGCGGCGTGCTGGCGGTGCCGCGCGGCCAGACCGAGGCGGCGCGCTCGCTGGGCCTGAGCGGCGCGCAGACCATGTTGACGGTCGTGCTGCCCCAGGCCCTGCGCCTGAGCCTGCCTGCCCTGGTGAACAACATCGTGGCGCTGCTCAAGGACTCGTCGCTGGCGGCCACCATCGCCGTGACCGAGCTGACCCGTATCGCCGATCAGGTCCGCTCCAGCACCTTCCAGCCGATTCCGGCGCTGGCGGTCGCGGCCTGCGTGTACCTCGCCCTGACCACGGTCCTGACCCTGTTCACCGACCAGCTTGAAAAGCGCGTGCGGATCGCCAGCCGCTGA
- a CDS encoding ABC transporter substrate-binding protein: MKKALFALTALALLASTAQARTWDEIKKAGTIKIGTEGAFPPFNVLTGKVLSGFEVDLANALAAQLGLKVEWVTAPFDGLLIGLQQNRYDFVIASHGITPERLKAVDFTNPHYCTGGAVVSKVGGPKTAADLKGKIVAVQVGTTYLTNVQKLAGVKTLVYPKDTDAQTALMTGRAAAWVGDKFTGLDLIKAQKGLQQGDLLFKEQIAMAVKKGNTSLTKELNAALAKAENNGTYAKISNKYFGQDIRCK, translated from the coding sequence ATGAAAAAAGCACTGTTCGCGCTGACTGCCCTGGCCCTGCTCGCCAGCACCGCCCAGGCCCGCACCTGGGACGAGATCAAGAAGGCCGGCACCATCAAGATCGGGACCGAAGGCGCCTTTCCTCCCTTCAACGTCCTGACGGGCAAGGTGCTCTCGGGCTTCGAGGTGGACCTCGCCAACGCGCTGGCCGCGCAGCTCGGCCTGAAGGTCGAGTGGGTCACGGCTCCCTTCGACGGCCTGCTCATCGGCCTCCAGCAGAACCGCTACGACTTCGTGATCGCCTCGCACGGCATCACGCCCGAGCGCCTCAAAGCCGTGGATTTCACCAACCCCCACTACTGCACCGGCGGCGCGGTCGTGAGCAAGGTCGGCGGCCCCAAGACGGCGGCCGACCTGAAGGGCAAGATCGTGGCCGTGCAGGTGGGCACCACCTACCTGACCAACGTGCAGAAGCTCGCGGGCGTCAAGACCCTGGTGTACCCCAAGGACACCGACGCCCAGACCGCGCTGATGACGGGCCGCGCCGCCGCCTGGGTGGGCGACAAGTTCACGGGCCTGGACCTCATCAAGGCGCAGAAGGGCCTGCAGCAGGGCGACCTGCTGTTCAAGGAGCAGATCGCCATGGCGGTCAAGAAGGGCAACACCAGCCTGACCAAGGAACTCAACGCCGCGCTGGCGAAGGCCGAAAACAACGGGACCTACGCCAAGATCAGCAACAAGTACTTCGGTCAGGACATCCGCTGCAAATAA
- a CDS encoding ABC transporter ATP-binding protein, producing MAEVILEHINKRYGTKHHAVKDFNLHIADREFMVFVGPSGCGKSTTLRMIAGLEDISDGILKIGDRVVNDVPPKDRDIAMVFQNYALYPHMNVYENMAFGLKLRKTPKEEIDKRVRDAAKILQIEHLLGRKPKELSGGQRQRVAMGRAIVREPKVFLMDEPLSNLDAKLRVEMRSQISQLHRRLGATIVYVTHDQVEAMTLGNRIVVMRDGVIMQVDTPMNLYDFPQNKFVAGFIGSPSMNFLSGKVQNGEFVIGQSRVAPMGRLAQSLKAYEGKDVQMGIRPEHVGVVGMSDLPQGTNVLHGKVVVVEPLGAQTDLIIEVAGQNMTVKVEGQALVQPGDDIQLLVDQTRLHAYDTATEMAIDRGTPTGTRGQADTLGLGYEYPGMSSGQAQARAPQGLGLGGVGTGGMPVAEGERVIVAKTER from the coding sequence ATGGCAGAAGTGATCCTGGAGCATATCAACAAGCGTTACGGCACGAAGCACCACGCGGTGAAGGACTTCAACCTCCACATCGCGGACCGCGAGTTCATGGTGTTCGTCGGGCCGTCGGGCTGCGGCAAGTCCACCACCCTGCGCATGATCGCGGGCCTGGAAGACATCAGCGACGGCATCCTGAAGATCGGTGACCGCGTCGTGAACGACGTGCCGCCCAAGGACCGCGACATCGCGATGGTGTTCCAGAACTACGCGCTGTACCCGCACATGAACGTCTACGAGAACATGGCCTTCGGCCTGAAGCTGCGCAAGACGCCCAAGGAAGAGATCGACAAGCGCGTGCGCGACGCCGCCAAGATCCTCCAGATCGAGCACCTGCTGGGCCGCAAGCCCAAGGAACTCTCGGGCGGCCAGCGCCAGCGCGTGGCGATGGGCCGCGCCATCGTGCGCGAGCCGAAGGTCTTCCTGATGGACGAGCCGCTCTCGAACCTCGACGCCAAGCTGCGCGTCGAGATGCGCTCGCAGATCAGCCAGCTGCACCGCCGCCTGGGCGCCACCATCGTCTACGTGACCCACGACCAGGTGGAAGCCATGACGCTGGGCAACCGCATCGTGGTCATGCGTGACGGCGTGATCATGCAGGTGGACACGCCCATGAACCTCTACGACTTCCCGCAGAACAAGTTCGTGGCCGGCTTCATCGGCAGCCCCTCGATGAACTTCCTGTCGGGCAAGGTCCAGAACGGCGAGTTCGTCATCGGCCAGAGCCGCGTGGCCCCCATGGGCCGCCTCGCCCAGAGCCTCAAGGCCTACGAGGGCAAGGACGTGCAGATGGGCATCCGCCCCGAGCACGTCGGCGTGGTGGGCATGTCCGACCTGCCGCAGGGCACCAACGTGCTGCACGGCAAGGTCGTGGTCGTCGAGCCGCTGGGCGCGCAGACCGACCTCATTATCGAGGTGGCGGGCCAGAACATGACCGTGAAGGTCGAGGGCCAGGCCCTCGTGCAGCCGGGCGACGACATCCAGCTGCTCGTGGACCAGACCCGCCTGCACGCCTACGACACCGCCACCGAGATGGCGATCGACCGGGGCACCCCGACCGGCACGCGCGGCCAGGCCGACACGCTGGGTCTGGGTTACGAATACCCCGGGATGAGCAGCGGCCAGGCGCAGGCCCGCGCGCCCCAGGGCCTGGGCCTGGGCGGTGTGGGCACGGGCGGCATGCCGGTCGCCGAGGGCGAGCGCGTCATCGTCGCCAAGACCGAGCGCTAA